The nucleotide window tttttttttcccttcaagtgaAAGGTATTCTAGCAGTTGCTTGTAAAATAAGCGGAGGGATATATAAAAACAAGAAGTTTTTAGGGGAAGggatcttcattttttttataaaaatagggattagttaTGAGATTTATACTACATCGAACGTTAACGATtcaaaccgtctatttttcaagttgcacttcataaatcatctttgcaaaatattagtcaaattagaaatgtttaagacatctaattgggttcaaagaaattaacgaattctttgttatataagaaacaataaaattttatcttgataattaaataggcaaatgatttcagattgaattgaatttttggcaAAGATGGTCTATGTATCAAGACTTATAAAATAGACAATTCGGATCGtgaagttcgatgtggagtgAGCCCCACATCtaattcctattttttttttaaataaggatCCATTTGCATAAATAACCTGTATAAAAGTATATAACTTCCTCTACTTATATTATAAAACGCCCTTTAAATATGCAGTACTTAATAAAATCTCTTTAAAATTTCCCATCAAACATATTCCACCTAATATCACGACGAAAATGTTCATGATTAACAATCAATGTCTTCTCACATATAATTTACAATGCGATATGTGTTCAAACAATATCATCTTTTTTACTGTTTCAGTAAATCATTTCATCGTGTGGCAATCTAAATTTACAGATAATTAAAAATAACTATAccataaaaaatcaaataaacttctctctcctcttttttttttacatctacCCCATCTCAAAGTCTTGACAAAATCCTTTTCCTATCAAATTGAAATGAAAGGAGGGGGAAGAAATGTAAAATCAAACAACTATGTCCcaaattttaattatataaaaatccAAGAAGTATGGAAGAGTGGTCAAGACTTTGTTACAAAAATTTAATTATCATAACCACTGTGGACCATCCCCCCCCTATTCTAGCCGTTGCACCATCGCCTTACCGTTTGCTGACGTGTCaaccaaatcttcaactctccaacctttttaaaagaaaaaagataacaACCAATGTGACCGTTAACTTGAATCTCAGCCAACAAAACGCCTCTGCTTCCCCTGTTTTTCTTCCGTGCACTCAATCGAAGAACAATGGCTTTCGATTACGCATTCACCGGAGGCGAAATGGAAATCGATGACGGCCTCGGGTACCCAAAAGCCTACGCGAAGCTCTGCCGCGACCGCAGCGTTGGACCTTACAGCCATGGCCCTCCTTTCACTTTCATGCCTTACTGTCTGCAGCAAGAGGAGGTATGAGAAGTGAAACTTTTAactttctgtttgtttcccAGGAAAGTGAGAGAAATGTAGGAAGGAAATTGGAAATCgggttgttttctttctttgattctgGGAATGCTGGGTTTATGAGGTGATGTGGTTTTTCAGGATCTGAGAGCAAGAGATTTAGAGCAGATGTTTCCGGTTATTGACCCGAAAGCGAAACCTACTGCCAGGCCGAAGATTTTCGTCAGTCTTTTGTGGAAGCAGCTCAACCACCTTGGGTAAGTCTCTTGATTTTGCTCCATAAACTTTCAAAATTAGAAAACTTGGAGAATTCAACAATGATATTCTTTTACTTGACTTTATACTTACTTCGAATTTCAGGAATGCCGGCTTTGATCCTGCGGTAATTCGAGTAGACTCGTATGGCAACGTTCTGTATTTCCATGCTGATTCTGCTTCTCCTCTTGCTTGGGACATGGATCACTGGTTTCCTTGCTCAAGTATATAGCtctatcttctctctctctctctctctctctctctctctctctacatattTGTAATCTCCGGTCATTTTTGCTGAAAATTTAGGGGGAGGATTGACTGTCCCAAGCAATTTGAGGATACTGCAATGGCAAGCCTGCAAGAGGAAGCATGACATGCTTGAATTTCTCATTCCATGGTGGGATTTTCAGTTGGGTATATCCGTCAACCAGTTCTTATCGATATTTGCTTCTACCAATGCCGATTTCAGGTGGAAGTCTACTTCATATTTCTCTTCATACACGCTTCTTGTTTCAAAAACATTGACTTGTGACATATTGTGTCCTTTCACAACATTGGCAGGCACAGGGCATTCTCGTTTCTCTTCGCTGAAGGTGAATGCGAGGAGCTCAATTCTTCACAGACGGTAGAGTCCCACGCTTTTCCGCAACATTATGTGGAATCGAAAGAGCATTTGGGCCTAGCTCCGGCTGCCATTGTTGTATCTCGAAGAGAGTCATATGGTTCTTCATCTGCTTTGAAATCCCTGGACTACAATAAGCAGATAAGGCCACAATCTCCTGCAATTGGTTAGTGCTTAAGTAACAACTACTCAACAGTTTTTATTGTCTGTTTAGTAATAACGAGTATTGTAAttcataatcttttttttttttttttttttttggattgtgTTAGCTGCAAGAAATGGGAAACATGCagttttgaaagaaaatgagaacCCGGAGTTCGTTAGAAACCCATACCAAGCGATTGTCATGGCAAGAGATTCCCTAAAACAAAGGGAACAAACTGCAAAGATGCAGGCTGAGATACACAACTTGGATGATGAAGTGAATGAATTGAGGCGAAAAAATGAAGATGAGAAGCTCACCATTCAAAACTTGGAGCTGACGTTGATAAAGCGAAGGAGAAGAGCAGAGAAGTGCCGGCGGCTAGCAGAGGCACAATCATCATATAGGACCACACTCGAAAAGATGATTCGAGATGCTATGCACCAGTAAGATTAATAAACAACGATCTGAGTAGAGGATTTATCATTTTTGACCTTTATAAAATGTGTTTTACAGACTGATTCATTAACccttttccctttttgtttttgcttaagGTCTGTCATTTACAAGGAGCAACTGAGACTGAACCAAGCTGCAAGTAGTGCGCTCATGGCAAGACTTGAGGCACAAAAGGCAATATGTGATGCATCGGAGAAAGAACTTCATAAGAAATACAAACAAAGAGATGAGCTTGAGACACAGATACGGCCTGAATgggaacaagcaaggaaaaggtCGAGAATGGATGATGCATTAGCTGAGGAGAGGGATAGCAAGATGGTCCTTTGTCTACCAGCAACCAAGCCAAGAACGCCTTTACGTAAGGAACTAAGGGTATTTCTAGAGGAAGAACAGAAGGCATCTGATGCTGCTTTATCACAGAATGAAGACGATAGAAGAATTCAACTGTATGAGGAACTGGAAAGACCGAAAAAACGTTTGTCTATTGACAACCTCAGAGAGCAGGCCAGATACAGTGTTGCATTAGAGGATGAGAGCTTGTTAGAGAATCAAATGCGGACACTGCAAATAGAAGGGAAGCACAAATTTCAATTCCCTGTCATTCGAGAACCAGagattgtggaagatgaagaGAGCAGAAAAGAACGTGGCAAGGGGAATGTAGAGAAGTGGCTTCAGATTCTGTTGGATAGTTCTCCAGAAGAGTTGGATCCTAAGAATGAAAGTGCAAATGAAGAGCACAGGACCGGTGATATAATCGGTCAAGTTGAAGAAGGTGCAAATGAAAAACACAGGACCAGTGATATAATCAGTCAAATGAATTTGAAGTACCCACGGGAAGTCAAGAATCTTAAGTGTCCAGAGGCTGATGCTAAAGCAGGTGTACTGAAGCAGCAGTTAATTGTCCAAGAGAAGAATGAAAATGCACATCAAGTGCATACTCCTGTTAAGGTCCTTAAGGGAGTTGTTAGCAGGAACAGTTTTGAAGGGAGGGAAAGAAGGGACCATAGTAacggaaaggaaagaaaacttaCAAGGTCTGAGAGTGCTAGAGTCTTTCGACGAATCCCATCTTCTCCATCTATAATTTTGGGCATGAAAAAGGGTGTTGACTGCATACGAAAGAAGCCCATGGTAACCAGTGATGATGAAGAGAGCTATGCTACGGGAAACAAATTTATGAAGTCATCTATAAAAACAATCAAGAAAGGAGTGAAAATATGAACAGAAGTTCAGTTGCTCGTCTATTTTTCAACTGtattcattctttttcttctccattGTATTCCTTATAAATTTTTCTTAGGTATGTTTTTCTTCGGTAAAGAGTGCAAGCAAGGCGATGACGCCTTCAACTGTATTCATTTATAATGTTGTTTGTGTATAAGATTGATTTGCGATGACAGCTAGTTGTACTTTTTACTAATGCATTCTCTATTTTACCTATATAAGGATCCTATTCAAGTTCCTTGTAAGATTTCGGTTGCCAGAATCATCTCAAATGTTCAGCTAGAAAGTCTACAACAATGCAGAAGAAGAAAATCTGATAAGGAAGACATTAGATATTAGCACGAGCTCCGTTAAATGGAATAGATGCAGACTCATACAAATGTATGTCATGCGTGATAATGAAAGTTGAATTACTTTTTAGGCCTTACGTGAAAGTCGAACAGAAGCGTCCATATCTGCAGAAAACAAATCCAAACAAACGAATCACACATTTAGAAGCATTAGTGCATAAGAGATAGACAGCGCTCTACAATGTACCGATAAGTTCACTGCATATCCAGTCCAGCATTCATATCCATTGGTGGTGGAGAGTTTGTGGTTTAATAATGCTGTATTGCATAAACAACCACATTACCGAAGGCCACATTTGTATTTCGAGCttataagagcaactccacccatggagccctccccctgacaatccactattcaatccaccctattgaacagtaactgccttaaatgaatagtaactaccattaataaacagtaattgccatttacaTCTCCATCCTTGGAACTATCCCCTGGCAATgagcaattaaaataatagttttttttgtttgtttaaataataaaaaattacaaaagctctctctctctctgacacaaaaaaaataaaaaattgcaaagcccTCGGGCCATaggcccgtcgactccccaccccACCTTCGCTCGGGCTCCCACCGTCGCTCGGCCTCCACACGGCTGGACCTCTCTCCACCGGCCCTCAGGCCCTTTGTCCTCGCCTGTCGCCCGAGCAACCAGCCtccgctggagttgctctaaggtTGCCCCAAAAGTGTAGTGGGGCCCCAAAAGTGTAGTGGTAAAGCATAAATGGTATTGGGAAAACGGTTAGACAGATAAATCCGACATCATATCGTATCTATACAATTTTCTAAACCATTACCTCCTTTACAGGGTAATTATGTATATAAAAAACTCAAAAGCAGAAAAGATAAAGGTACAACATATTAACTGTTCTGAGATAACAATTACCCCCGAGAAGGGTAGTATTGAAAAAATATCAATTTAAAGTGCACCCACAGTgcccctattttttttttcctagtgGTAGTGTACTGTAATAAGCAGCTTACTTCCTCTCCTGAGATCTCTGTTGCACATCTTCTTTGAGCCCAAATTATCCGCTGCCCCACATTTATCTAAGATTAAATATTCCTCCAGCAGCTCATTTGTCGGAGTTTCTCCAGTAACCTTCATCCCCACAAGTGCAGGAGCCATCCTTAAAATGGTGAAACTTTTCTGTATCCCTTACAGAAATCTCCCGACGCACAACCTTAGAGATAAACTTGATAGTACTGTGACAGCTTTGGCACATGTAAAGGTTCTTAGTCACCCATATAGGCATCCCAGGCGCTGTGTTAATGAGCCCAAATGCAACTGCAAGTCTTTCGCTGTGTCCACAGAAGATCTCAGCttttgaagcttcaaattcatCTGTTGGACGGGTTTCGGGCTCTTTGACACCCGCAGATctcattttctcataaaatcCGTCCATAACTGCATTTATTTCCTTAAATTGAGGATGCAAATTATCACCACTTAGGAAAGCATGAACTTTTCCCTTTACCTCCACCCAACTGCATCCAGGATCTACAGTTAGGCCCCTTTTCCTCATCATCTTTCTTACTAGTGCCACTTCTTCCCATTTTCCACTGTCAGCATAGAGATTACACATAAGTACGTAATACCCAACACTTTCTGTATCCATCTTAAAAATTTGCTCAGCTGCAAGCTCACCAAGTTCAACCTTCTTGTTGATcatgcatgcatttaacaaGGCTCCCCATATAGCTGGATCGGGATTTATAGGCATCTTCTGTATAAACTCGTGCGCATTATCCAATTGACCATCACGACCAAGTAGATCAACTACACACGCATAGTGCTTCAGATTAGGTGTAATAAAATATTCAAGTTTCATGCTTCTGAAATACTCCAACCCTTCACTAACCATACCAGACCTACTGCAAGCACATAATAGTGAAATAAATGTGATCTCATCCGGATCTAACCCGGACTCAACCATACTGTGAAATAGCTCAACTGCTTGCTTTCCTTGACCCCTCTGTGCATACCCAGTTAATAGGATATTCCAAGCTGCAACATCCTTTTTGTTATAGTTAAACTGGTTCCATGCAGGTCCCATCCTTCCACACCTTACGTACA belongs to Malus sylvestris chromosome 17, drMalSylv7.2, whole genome shotgun sequence and includes:
- the LOC126611712 gene encoding uncharacterized protein LOC126611712, producing MAFDYAFTGGEMEIDDGLGYPKAYAKLCRDRSVGPYSHGPPFTFMPYCLQQEEDLRARDLEQMFPVIDPKAKPTARPKIFVSLLWKQLNHLGNAGFDPAVIRVDSYGNVLYFHADSASPLAWDMDHWFPCSRGGLTVPSNLRILQWQACKRKHDMLEFLIPWWDFQLGISVNQFLSIFASTNADFRHRAFSFLFAEGECEELNSSQTVESHAFPQHYVESKEHLGLAPAAIVVSRRESYGSSSALKSLDYNKQIRPQSPAIAARNGKHAVLKENENPEFVRNPYQAIVMARDSLKQREQTAKMQAEIHNLDDEVNELRRKNEDEKLTIQNLELTLIKRRRRAEKCRRLAEAQSSYRTTLEKMIRDAMHQSVIYKEQLRLNQAASSALMARLEAQKAICDASEKELHKKYKQRDELETQIRPEWEQARKRSRMDDALAEERDSKMVLCLPATKPRTPLRKELRVFLEEEQKASDAALSQNEDDRRIQLYEELERPKKRLSIDNLREQARYSVALEDESLLENQMRTLQIEGKHKFQFPVIREPEIVEDEESRKERGKGNVEKWLQILLDSSPEELDPKNESANEEHRTGDIIGQVEEGANEKHRTSDIISQMNLKYPREVKNLKCPEADAKAGVLKQQLIVQEKNENAHQVHTPVKVLKGVVSRNSFEGRERRDHSNGKERKLTRSESARVFRRIPSSPSIILGMKKGVDCIRKKPMVTSDDEESYATGNKFMKSSIKTIKKGVKI